A region of Diospyros lotus cultivar Yz01 chromosome 3, ASM1463336v1, whole genome shotgun sequence DNA encodes the following proteins:
- the LOC127798279 gene encoding uncharacterized protein LOC127798279, which yields MEAAATQRRRSSSSAKRKPFSDTTNLVPISTVLRNLSSSLSFAPNPNPNSKPYHVSENKSETINSSKSNTSIGSSNYDHEFSAPNPRTVPQSRPSTRRRLSLLTDRDNEREDAHEPLVVYSKKRTAEKTKDKGKEVTPFSCPSLKKTKDNAVEDAVPFTCPPLKKGKDNGKAVVLPPSFTHPGKDSGKATFVHTSTPSPVSKRNRRKENVVPLSCPLPQRNRKIWKKFNNTGDGGLSKSCLVPHPKNKKKRHSSSQEKDFSHPLPKEFVEKQRAYFQEVDKFELPEEEVSESELDRD from the exons ATGGAAGCTGCTGCGACTCAGAGAAGAAGATCGTCTTCGTCGGCAAAGAGAAAGCCATTTTCCGATACGACCAACCTGGTCCCCATCTCCACCGTCCTTCGCAACCTCTCGTCGTCCCTCTCTTTCGCCCCAAATCCAAATCCTAATTCCAAGCCGTACCACGTCTCTGAAAACAAGTCAGAGACCATCAATTCTTCCAAATCCAACACCAGCATCGGATCATCTAACTACGACCATGAATTCAGTGCTCCAAACCCTAGAACCGTTCCTCAATCACGACCTTCAACCCGTCGGCGCCTTTCCCTGCTTACTGATCGAG ACAATGAGAGAGAAGATGCACATGAGCCTCTTGTAGTCTACAGTAAAAAACGGACTGCAGAGAAAACAAAGGATAAGGGAAAGGAAGTTACGCCTTTTTCTTGTCCCTCTCTCAAGAAAACAAAGGATAATGCCGTGGAAGATGCTGTGCCTTTTACTTGCCCTCCACTCAAGAAAGGAAAGGATAACGGGAAGGCAGTTGTATTGCCTCCTAGTTTTACCCATCCTGGAAAGGATAGTGGAAAAGCTACTTTTGTGCATACCAGTACCCCTTCTCCCGTGAGTAAAAGAAacagaaggaaagaaaatgttGTGCCTCTTAGCTGCCCTCTTCCGCAAAGGAACAGGAAGATATG GAAAAAATTCAACAACACGGGAGATGGTGGTTTATCCAAATCGTGCCTAGTTCCCCATCCAAAGAATAAAAAG AAGAGGCATAGCTCTTCACAGGAGAAAGATTTTTCACATCCTTTGCCGAAAGAATTTGTTGAGAAGCAGAGAGCTTACTTTCAAGAGGTTGATAAGTTTGAACTTCCAGAGGAGGAGGTATCAGAAAGTGAGTTGGATAGAGACTAG
- the LOC127798278 gene encoding peroxidase P7-like, with product MASFSSSTATPVAVAFLVLLIIGSSSAQLSTNFYSKSCPKLLPTVKSVVQSAISKEARMGASLLRLFFHDCFVNGCDGSILLDDTSSFTGEKRAGPNLNSARGFDVVDNIKSAVENACPGVVSCADLLAIAARDSVVTLGGPNWNVKLGRRDARTASQAAANNGIPSPTSNLNALISRFSALGLSTKDMVALSGSHTIGQARCTTFRARIYNETNIDSSFAKTRQGSCPSTAGSGDNNLAPLDLQTPAAFDNNYYKNLVSRKGLLHSDQQLFNGGSTDSIVRQYSSSPSTFTADFAAAMIKMGDISPLTGSKGEIRKNCRKLN from the exons ATggcttcattttcttcttccacagCTACTCCGGTGGCTGTGGCTTTTCTTGTGCTTCTAATTATTGGAAGCTCCTCAGCTCAGCTTTCCACCAATTTCTACTCCAAATCTTGCCCCAAACTCTTGCCTACCGTGAAATCCGTTGTGCAATCTGCAATATCCAAAGAAGCCCGAATGGGTGCCTCTCTGCTTCGATTGTTCTTCCACGACTGCTTTGTTAAT GGTTGCGATGGATCGATTCTTCTAGACGACACATCCTCCTTCACCGGGGAGAAGAGGGCGGGTCCAAACCTCAACTCGGCCAGGGGATTTGATGTTGTTGACAACATAAAATCCGCGGTTGAAAATGCGTGCCCGGGGGTCGTCTCATGCGCTGACTTGCTGGCCATTGCTGCAAGAGACTCCGTTGTCACT CTTGGAGGGCCTAACTGGAATGTGAAGCTTGGAAGAAGAGATGCTAGGACAGCAAGCCAGGCTGCAGCTAATAACGGCATTCCTTCTCCAACTTCTAATCTCAATGCCCTCATCTCTAGATTCAGTGCTCTGGGCCTTTCCACCAAAGACATGGTTGCCCTCTCTG GTAGCCATACGATTGGACAAGCAAGGTGTACCACCTTCAGAGCAAGAATATACAACGAAACCAACATAGACAGCTCATTTGCCAAGACAAGGCAAGGCAGCTGCCCCAGCACCGCCGGCTCTGGGGACAACAACTTGGCACCGCTGGACCTCCAAACTCCGGCAGCTTTCGACAACAATTACTACAAGAACCTTGTCAGCCGGAAAGGCCTCCTCCACTCCGACCAGCAGCTCTTCAACGGCGGCTCCACTGACTCCATTGTGCGCCAGTACAGCTCCAGCCCCTCCACCTTCACCGCTGATTTTGCTGCCGCCATGATCAAGATGGGGGACATTAGTCCCCTCACTGGATCCAAGGGAGAGATCAGGAAGAACTGCCGGAAGCTGAATTGA